One genomic window of Aethina tumida isolate Nest 87 chromosome 3, icAetTumi1.1, whole genome shotgun sequence includes the following:
- the LOC109596218 gene encoding putative uncharacterized protein DDB_G0290521 isoform X2, which yields MVKDQLGSRPPKPIPPTPNPTEPTERPTDKPTEIPTSTNKPTEKSTQTPTEKPTEKPTQIPTEKPTEKPTQIPTEKPTEKPTQISSEKPTQTPTEKPTQTPTEKPSVKPTVISTETPTQKPTNQVVKNGGTESPIEYQTYLSMLDNTTGSDDNHKLSESEVKTTEESIIKIMESSNYFN from the coding sequence gTTCGAGACCACCTAAACCAATTCCACCCACCCCAAATCCTACAGAACCAACTGAAAGACCTACGGATAAACCGACAGAAATACCTACATCTACTAATAAACCTACAGAGAAATCAACACAAACGCCCACTGAAAAACCCACAGAGAAACCTACACAAATACCTACTGAAAAACCTACGGAGAAACCTACACAAATACCTACTGAAAAACCTACGGAGAAACCTACACAAATATCTTCTGAAAAACCTACGCAAACACCTACTGAGAAACCTACACAAACACCTACTGAAAAACCTTCAGTTAAACCGACAGTTATATCTACAGAAACACCTACTCAGAAGCCGACAAATCAAGTCGTAAAAAACGGAGGCACGGAAAGTCCTATAGAATATCAGACATATTTATCAATGTTGGACAACACGACCGGATCAGATGATAATCACAAATTGTCTGAGTCTGAAGttaaaacaacagaagagtccattataaaaattatggaaagttcaaattactttaattaa
- the LOC109596218 gene encoding putative uncharacterized protein DDB_G0290521 isoform X1, with the protein MPEYQPLNGEGSIRGNWSSLTRLEKRLIFLTVFLGITIFGLAIVLTTHTCSRPPKPIPPTPNPTEPTERPTDKPTEIPTSTNKPTEKSTQTPTEKPTEKPTQIPTEKPTEKPTQIPTEKPTEKPTQISSEKPTQTPTEKPTQTPTEKPSVKPTVISTETPTQKPTNQVVKNGGTESPIEYQTYLSMLDNTTGSDDNHKLSESEVKTTEESIIKIMESSNYFN; encoded by the exons ggGAAACTGGAGTAGTTTAACAAGATTGGAAAAgagattaatatttctaacagTATTCCTTGgaataacaatttttggtTTGGCCATTGTACTAACTACACATACAT gTTCGAGACCACCTAAACCAATTCCACCCACCCCAAATCCTACAGAACCAACTGAAAGACCTACGGATAAACCGACAGAAATACCTACATCTACTAATAAACCTACAGAGAAATCAACACAAACGCCCACTGAAAAACCCACAGAGAAACCTACACAAATACCTACTGAAAAACCTACGGAGAAACCTACACAAATACCTACTGAAAAACCTACGGAGAAACCTACACAAATATCTTCTGAAAAACCTACGCAAACACCTACTGAGAAACCTACACAAACACCTACTGAAAAACCTTCAGTTAAACCGACAGTTATATCTACAGAAACACCTACTCAGAAGCCGACAAATCAAGTCGTAAAAAACGGAGGCACGGAAAGTCCTATAGAATATCAGACATATTTATCAATGTTGGACAACACGACCGGATCAGATGATAATCACAAATTGTCTGAGTCTGAAGttaaaacaacagaagagtccattataaaaattatggaaagttcaaattactttaattaa